In Pseudoliparis swirei isolate HS2019 ecotype Mariana Trench chromosome 11, NWPU_hadal_v1, whole genome shotgun sequence, a genomic segment contains:
- the LOC130201652 gene encoding serine/threonine-protein kinase pim-2-like codes for MTTSQEDKAQLGCVFAGYRKVDNLPVAIKRIYIDTKLHLHHDGKGNQIPMEVAILMKLAAESEWHSAPIKLLDWYIVDPELILVLERPMPAVDLGNYIKTKGGYLKEPEANIIIKQLVDAAIDLGQKHIFHRDIKVENLLIETCMTLPRVRLIDFGVSCFYNEGDTFSQLYGTYTPPEWHSRKEYQAGPVSVFQIGLVLFFLRQKVTYKEGMSFLELNKTPWLSKDGKDFFEACFCPDPDIRITLDQLKNHPWLRAMFC; via the exons ATGACGACCTCGCAAGAAGACAAAGCACAA CTAGGATGCGTGTTTGCTGGCTACCGCAAAGTGGATAATCTGCCTGTTGCAATCAAGCGTATCTACATAGACACCAAACTCCACCTTCACCATGACGGCAAAGGGAACCAGATCCCCATGGAGGTCGCGATCCTAATGAAACTAGCGGCTGAATCGGAGTGGCATTCAGCACCCATTAAGCTACTGGACTGGTACATTGTCGACCCGGAGCTGATCCTGGTGCTGGAGAGACCAATGCCGGCCGTAGACCTTGGCAACTACATTAAAACCAAAGGAGGCTACTTGAAGGAACCGGAAGCCAATATTATAATtaagcagttggtggatgcagcaATTGACCTCGGCCAGAAACACATTTTCCACCGGGACATTAAGGTGGAAAATCTCCTTATTGAGACCTGCATGACATTGCCGCGAGTTCGCCTCATCGACTTCGGTGTGAGCTGCTTCTACAACGAAGGAGACACCTTTAGCCAGTTGTACGGTACTTACACTCCCCCAGAATGGCATAGTCGGAAGGAATACCAAGCCGGACCCGTGTCAGTATTCCAGATCGGGCTGGTCCTGTTCTTCCTGCGACAAAAAGTGACATATAAAGAGGGCATGTCCTTTTTGGAGCTGAATAAGACCCCTTGGCTTTCCAAAGATGGCAAAGATTTCTTTGAGGCGTGCTTCTGTCCGGATCCGGATATTCGTATCACCCTGGACCAGCTGAAGAATCACCCGTGGCTGAGAGCCATGTTTTGTTAG